From a region of the Agromyces ramosus genome:
- a CDS encoding lysylphosphatidylglycerol synthase domain-containing protein, giving the protein MLRYVLVAVVVGFAVYYLVVQWPAIEAALVLISWQSAALSFLLVLVGLGFGTLSWVAVLNGLGPRVPVLRAAQVLLVGQLGKYVPGSVWSYVMQMELGRQYGILRPRVLVTALYAAGIGVVSSLLIGALALPVVVQGHTELLWLFLLLPIGLACLHPRVMTFLASFVLKLFRRPPLEHEVTFVVVGKAVGWSLLSYVAYGLHLWLLVNSLVDPDIGTLVLLTGAVSLGFTVGLIAFIFPSGLGVREAILIGAMTLLLTVPQATAVGLISRAMFTAADLLAAGIAILFVFIWRRRLASETVAYLREEVHYEHSLDPAGAKPMAARDDEHE; this is encoded by the coding sequence GTGCTCAGGTATGTCCTCGTCGCAGTCGTCGTCGGCTTCGCGGTGTACTACCTCGTCGTTCAATGGCCCGCCATCGAAGCGGCACTCGTCCTGATCTCCTGGCAGTCGGCAGCGCTCTCGTTCCTGCTCGTGCTCGTCGGGCTCGGTTTCGGAACGCTCAGCTGGGTCGCCGTGCTCAACGGTCTCGGTCCACGAGTGCCCGTCCTCCGTGCAGCCCAGGTGCTTCTCGTCGGCCAGCTCGGCAAGTACGTGCCCGGCTCGGTGTGGTCGTACGTCATGCAGATGGAGCTCGGACGACAGTACGGAATCCTTCGGCCCCGCGTGCTGGTGACGGCGCTCTATGCGGCAGGTATCGGAGTCGTCTCGTCACTGCTGATCGGAGCGCTCGCGCTCCCGGTCGTCGTACAGGGGCATACCGAGCTCCTCTGGCTGTTCCTGCTGCTGCCGATCGGCCTCGCATGCCTGCACCCGCGGGTGATGACGTTCCTCGCCTCCTTCGTACTGAAACTCTTCCGCCGGCCACCGCTCGAGCATGAGGTGACCTTCGTCGTCGTCGGCAAGGCGGTCGGTTGGTCGCTGCTCTCATACGTCGCTTACGGGCTGCACCTCTGGTTGCTCGTGAATTCGCTCGTCGACCCCGATATCGGTACGCTCGTGCTCCTCACCGGCGCGGTGTCGCTCGGGTTCACGGTCGGGCTCATCGCCTTCATCTTCCCTTCGGGTCTCGGTGTGCGCGAGGCGATCCTCATCGGTGCGATGACGTTGCTGCTCACGGTCCCGCAAGCCACCGCCGTCGGCCTCATCTCACGCGCCATGTTCACTGCGGCTGACCTGCTCGCGGCGGGCATCGCCATCCTCTTCGTGTTCATCTGGCGCCGCCGTCTCGCGAGCGAAACGGTCGCGTACCTCCGTGAGGAAGTCCACTACGAGCACTCGCTCGATCCCGCCGGTGCCAAGCCGATGGCAGCCAGGGACGACGAGCATGAATGA
- a CDS encoding DegT/DnrJ/EryC1/StrS family aminotransferase — translation MNDEVVHREADDDCDEDIPEHVERARCDRLDSLHELSALLRRPRDATGRVGQECPFALVWMVVSVVSPAPVTEAGFMIPITVVEFGEDAERLVLEVLRSGNIAQGPLVRQFEERFAAMVGVKHAIAVNNGTTSLVASLAALDLQPGDEVVTSPFTFVATLNAILESGATARFADISEVDFNVTASSLSSAISPNTKVLMPVHLYGQIADMSEISALAAGRGLAIVEDSAQSHGSTIGGRHAGSFGLGSFSFYATKNITTGEGGMITTDDDVLADRLRVLRNQGMRARYQYELPGHNWRLTDLQAAVGLPQLDGYDAVVEARQRNATYLSDGLAEVNGIVVPTQLDGRRHVWHQYTVRVTPEAGIARDEFVAKLVERGVSAGVYYPKLVFDYEPYRSRPDVIIERYPVAERVVREVVSLPVHPHLRREDLDRIIDAVASIVSGR, via the coding sequence TTGAACGACGAGGTAGTACACCGCGAAGCCGACGACGACTGCGACGAGGACATACCTGAGCACGTTGAGCGCGCGCGGTGCGATCGCCTTGATTCTCTTCATGAACTCTCTGCGTTACTGCGACGACCTCGCGACGCTACGGGTCGTGTCGGGCAAGAGTGCCCGTTCGCTTTAGTATGGATGGTCGTGAGCGTCGTCTCTCCGGCGCCCGTGACTGAAGCAGGTTTCATGATACCGATTACCGTCGTCGAATTCGGTGAAGACGCTGAACGACTCGTTCTGGAGGTCCTTCGTTCCGGGAACATCGCGCAGGGGCCCCTCGTCAGACAGTTCGAGGAGCGTTTCGCGGCGATGGTCGGCGTGAAGCACGCGATCGCCGTGAACAACGGCACGACGTCGTTGGTGGCATCGCTCGCGGCCCTCGACCTCCAGCCCGGCGACGAGGTCGTGACGAGCCCGTTCACGTTCGTCGCGACACTCAACGCGATCCTCGAGTCCGGCGCGACGGCCCGTTTCGCCGACATCTCCGAAGTCGACTTCAATGTCACCGCTTCCTCGTTGTCGAGCGCGATCTCACCCAACACCAAGGTCCTCATGCCGGTGCACCTCTACGGCCAGATCGCCGACATGTCGGAGATCAGCGCCCTGGCAGCGGGCCGTGGGCTCGCGATCGTCGAGGACTCCGCGCAGTCGCATGGCTCCACCATCGGCGGCAGACACGCCGGGAGCTTCGGACTGGGTTCCTTCTCGTTCTATGCGACGAAGAACATCACCACGGGCGAAGGTGGCATGATCACCACCGACGACGACGTCCTCGCCGATCGGTTGCGGGTCCTCCGCAATCAAGGCATGCGGGCGCGTTACCAGTACGAATTGCCGGGACACAACTGGCGGCTCACCGATCTGCAGGCAGCGGTCGGCCTCCCGCAACTCGACGGCTATGACGCCGTGGTCGAGGCGCGGCAGCGGAATGCCACCTACCTCAGCGATGGGCTTGCCGAGGTGAACGGAATCGTCGTTCCCACCCAGCTCGACGGCCGTCGACACGTCTGGCACCAGTACACCGTTCGTGTCACCCCCGAAGCGGGGATCGCCCGCGACGAGTTCGTCGCGAAGCTCGTGGAACGCGGGGTCTCTGCGGGGGTCTACTACCCGAAGCTCGTGTTCGACTACGAGCCCTACCGCAGTCGTCCTGACGTTATCATCGAGCGGTACCCTGTTGCCGAGCGCGTTGTGCGCGAAGTCGTCTCTCTTCCGGTGCACCCGCACCTGCGGCGCGAAGATCTCGATCGAATCATCGATGCAGTGGCGTCGATTGTCAGTGGCAGGTGA
- a CDS encoding Gfo/Idh/MocA family oxidoreductase, whose protein sequence is MTQPRILLVGAGTMGSLHARVIAQSNAASLATVVDGREDAGRALADRFGATWSPEMGDLRDIDAVVIAASTESHFDLARIVLEAGKPMLIEKPVADSLEKTLAVVELSETRGVPMMCGLLERFNPAVITAQALVDDPKFITATRHSPYAPRIRTGVGWDLLVHDVDLASRMLGGEPSSISGALGQFHPLSAPNAEDVAEAVLSFEGGRVAHISASRVGQRKIRNMSVHDLDKLIEIDLLRRDVTVYRHVSDQPADAEGRGYRQQTVIEIPELITAQEPLAAQLEHFVALIDGRVDADEERRSLLPAHRIVEALKRQSSETRTFGEEILNEIR, encoded by the coding sequence ATGACGCAACCCCGAATTCTCCTCGTCGGCGCCGGCACGATGGGTTCCCTGCACGCACGGGTCATCGCCCAGTCGAACGCGGCGAGCCTTGCCACCGTCGTCGATGGCCGGGAGGACGCCGGCCGGGCGCTCGCAGACCGATTCGGAGCCACGTGGTCGCCTGAGATGGGTGATCTGCGCGACATCGACGCCGTCGTCATCGCGGCGTCCACGGAGTCGCATTTCGACCTGGCCAGGATCGTGCTGGAGGCAGGCAAGCCGATGCTCATCGAGAAGCCCGTCGCCGACAGCCTCGAAAAGACGCTCGCCGTCGTCGAGCTGTCCGAAACGCGTGGCGTGCCGATGATGTGTGGTCTTCTCGAGCGCTTCAACCCGGCCGTCATCACGGCTCAGGCCCTCGTCGACGACCCGAAGTTCATCACCGCGACGCGGCACTCGCCGTACGCGCCCCGCATCCGCACGGGAGTGGGCTGGGACCTCCTCGTCCACGATGTCGACCTGGCAAGCCGCATGCTCGGCGGGGAGCCGTCGAGCATTTCAGGTGCGCTCGGGCAATTCCATCCATTGTCCGCTCCGAATGCGGAAGACGTCGCCGAGGCGGTCCTGAGCTTCGAAGGAGGGCGTGTCGCCCACATCTCAGCGAGCCGCGTGGGACAGCGGAAGATTCGCAACATGAGCGTTCACGATCTCGACAAGCTGATCGAGATCGACCTGCTTCGCCGCGATGTGACGGTGTATCGACATGTCTCAGACCAGCCGGCCGACGCCGAAGGTCGTGGCTACCGTCAGCAGACCGTCATCGAGATTCCCGAGCTCATCACCGCGCAGGAGCCGCTCGCGGCGCAGCTCGAGCATTTCGTCGCCCTCATCGACGGCAGAGTCGACGCTGACGAAGAGCGACGATCGTTGCTGCCCGCCCACCGCATCGTCGAGGCACTCAAGCGCCAGTCCAGTGAGACGCGGACCTTCGGCGAAGAAATCCTGAACGAGATCCGTTAG
- a CDS encoding UDP-N-acetylglucosamine acyltransferase, whose translation MNDIHPTVVISGEVVLGVGNTIGPHVVIYGPATIGDRNWIGTGVVIGAPPEVRSFEHPRGEETPTSGAGVRIGDRNVIREYAQIHQGWKTATVVGDDAFIMNQVYVAHDCQLGDEVTLASSVLLAGHVRVSSGVNLGLGTTVHQFRYIGRGAMVGMGSVVTRDIPPFAKAYGSPARVASANTVGLRRLGAAEELINRLETFYESGNADAELSSFVHSPVLDDAVAEWQARADTRR comes from the coding sequence ATGAATGACATTCATCCCACCGTGGTGATCTCCGGTGAAGTCGTTCTCGGTGTCGGAAACACGATCGGCCCGCACGTCGTCATCTACGGGCCCGCAACGATCGGCGATCGCAACTGGATCGGCACCGGCGTGGTGATCGGTGCACCGCCCGAGGTGCGTTCATTCGAGCATCCTCGTGGCGAGGAGACGCCGACCAGCGGTGCGGGAGTGCGCATCGGCGATCGCAATGTGATCCGTGAGTATGCCCAGATCCACCAGGGCTGGAAGACTGCGACCGTCGTCGGCGACGACGCCTTCATCATGAACCAGGTCTACGTGGCACATGACTGCCAGCTCGGCGACGAGGTGACGTTGGCTTCGAGCGTGCTCCTCGCCGGACATGTGCGTGTCTCGAGCGGGGTGAATCTCGGACTCGGCACCACCGTTCACCAGTTCCGTTACATCGGCCGCGGAGCGATGGTCGGCATGGGCTCGGTCGTGACTCGCGACATCCCTCCGTTCGCGAAGGCGTACGGGAGCCCGGCTCGCGTCGCGTCGGCGAACACGGTGGGATTGCGCCGCCTCGGCGCTGCCGAGGAGCTCATCAACCGCCTCGAGACGTTCTACGAGTCGGGCAACGCCGATGCCGAGCTGTCGAGCTTCGTCCATTCGCCCGTGCTCGACGATGCCGTCGCAGAGTGGCAAGCTCGAGCCGACACACGGCGATGA